The region TCAGGTGCGAAACTGCCTTTGACGGTCGAGACATTAACCCCGACCTTCTCGAACACTTTGCCCTTCATCAAGCCCTGAACACCGCCGCCAGGATCCGGATTGCCTACCTCTTCGCGCTGCCATGGCGTGTATTCAAAGCTGGCATCTGAGCCTGCTTCGCGCTCAATGGCCTCAAATTCTGCGCAGATTTGATCTCGCAAGCTTTCGAACCATTGTTTCGCTTGCGCGGTTTGTGCAGTCCAATCGGTCATGAAATTCCCTCGGTTTGGTTCGCCGCCCCTATCCTGCACGGTACGGCTTGGTCTTTGATCAACATCAACCAACTGCGCACTTGCCAAACCATGGAAGGCACGGCAAGTCAAAGTAATGGTTCCCGTTTCGTTCGCACATCAGGAAATGCTGCTGGTCGATGGCCGCGCGCTCTACTGGCCGCGCGAACAAGCTTTGCTGGTGGCCGACCTGCATCTGGAAAAGGCGAGCTGGTATGCGGGCCATGGTCAGATGCTGCCGCCCTATGACAGCCGCGAAACGCTGGAGCGGTTGGCCGACGCGGTCAAGCAAACCGGTGCGCGGCGCGTGATCACGCTGGGTGACAATTTCCACGATGGCGAAGGCACTTCGCGACTTGATCCTTTTGCGGCAGGCATGCTGGAGGGGCTGACCCGCGCGCTCGACTGGGTCTGGATCACCGGTAATCATGACGAGCACATGCATCGTTCTTTCGGCGGCGAGCTTGCAGACGAGCTTGAAATCAGCGGGATAGTGCTGCGCCACATCGCCAAGGCAGGAGAGATCCGGCCTGAGCTGTCTGGGCACTTCCACCCCAAGGTGCGCGTCAAAGTGCGCGATCGCCATATCAGCCGGGTTTGCGGCGTGTTGAGCCGCAATGCGAATAGCGGCGACCGGATGATCTTGCCCGCGTTTGGCGCCCTGACCGGCGGAATGGATGCCGGCGCTCCCGAAATTCGCGCCGCGCTGAGCCCCGCGAGCAGCATCGACGCCGTGCTCGCAGCCAAGGGCAGACTGGTGCAACTGCCGCTGTGGCGCGAAGCTGCGTAACCCCTAGCCTTCGCCGCACATTACCCCTACATAGCCAGCCAACAACAGAATCAGGCTGTAACAGGAGAACACACATAGCCCGTCCACCTCGGCGTTCGATGGCCCCGCCCGTTAAAAGCGGCCCTCGCTTCGATACTTTCATCCAGTCCGAAAAAGTGCGCGTGATCGACCATGAGGGGGAGAACCTCGGCGTCATGTACACGCGCGAAGCCATGGAGCAAGCCAACGGGCTTGGGCTCAACCTGGTAGAGGTTTCT is a window of Altererythrobacter rubellus DNA encoding:
- the pdeM gene encoding ligase-associated DNA damage response endonuclease PdeM codes for the protein MVPVSFAHQEMLLVDGRALYWPREQALLVADLHLEKASWYAGHGQMLPPYDSRETLERLADAVKQTGARRVITLGDNFHDGEGTSRLDPFAAGMLEGLTRALDWVWITGNHDEHMHRSFGGELADELEISGIVLRHIAKAGEIRPELSGHFHPKVRVKVRDRHISRVCGVLSRNANSGDRMILPAFGALTGGMDAGAPEIRAALSPASSIDAVLAAKGRLVQLPLWREAA